One window of the Zea mays cultivar B73 chromosome 3, Zm-B73-REFERENCE-NAM-5.0, whole genome shotgun sequence genome contains the following:
- the LOC103650330 gene encoding 4-hydroxy-7-methoxy-3-oxo-3,4-dihydro-2H-1,4-benzoxazin-2-yl glucoside beta-D-glucosidase 1, chloroplastic-like: MAPLVATATMNHAVAHLLGPNHESFSRHHLSSSLQQNSKRRCNLSFRPRAAESQNGSQTLSPSEVPKRDWFPSDFIFGAATSAYQIEGGWNEDGKKPSTWDHFCHTFPDWIADHSNGDVAADSYHMYKEDVRLLKEIGMDSYRFSISWSRILPNGTLEGGINPYGIKYYKNLINLLVENGIEPFVTIFHWDTPQALVDKYGGFLDERIVKDYTDFAKVCFENFGDKVNNWLTFNEPQTFSSFSYGTGLCAPGRCTPGQKCANPIGNSLTEPYTVGHNLLRAHAEAVDLYNKYYKGENGRIGLAFDVMGRVPYEKSAFTDQQAEQRSWDINLGWFLEPVVRGDYPFSMRSLARERLPFFTDKEQEKLVGSYDMLGLNYYTSRFSKNIDISPNYSPVLNTDDAYASQETNGPDGNPIGPWMGNSWIYLYPEGLKDLLMIMKNKYGNPPIYITENGMGDVDHGDLPMEVALDDHKRVHYLQRHIATLKESRDLGANVQGYFAWSLLDNFEWFSGYTERYGIVYVDRNDGCKRYMKRSAKWFKEFNAAKKAAAKKILTPA; this comes from the exons atGGCTCCACTCGTCGCTACTGCCACGATGAACCACGCTGTGGCCCATCTGCTAGGACCCAATCATGAGAGTTTCTCACGGCACCATCTTTCTTCCTCGCTGCAGCAAAACAGTAAGCGAAGGTGTAATCTTAGCTTCAGGCCACGAGCTGCTGAGAGTCAGAATGGAAGCCAAACGCTGAGCCCCTCGGAAGTCCCTAAAAGAGACTGGTTCCCCTCTGACTTCATCTTTGGTGCCGCCACTTCAGCGTACCAA ATTGAAGGTGGATGGAACGAGGATGGAAAGAAGCCAAGCACATGGGATCACTTCTGCCACACTTTCCCAG ATTGGATAGCGGATCACAGCAATGGGGATGTTGCAGCAGATTCGTACCACATGTACAAG GAGGATGTCAGATTACTGAAGGAAATAGGGATGGACTCCTATAGGTTCTCCATCTCTTGGTCCAGAATACTGCCGA ATGGCACACTCGAAGGAGGTATTAATCCATATGGCATCAAGTACTACAAAAATCTCATCAACTTGTTGGTAGAGAACG GCATAGAGCCATTTGTGACAATTTTCCACTGGGACACGCCTCAAGCACTGGTAGACAAGTATGGTGGCTTTTTAGATGAGAGGATTGT AAAAGATTACACAGACTTCGCTAAGGTGTGCTTTGAGAACTTCGGTGATAAAGTAAACAATTGGTTGACCTTTAATGAGCCCCAAACGTTTTCTTCTTTTTCATACGGAACCGGGCTATGCGCCCCAGGGCGGTGCACCCCAGGACAAAAATGTGCTAACCCAATTGGAAACTCGCTCACTGAGCCATACACTGTTGGCCATAACCTTCTCCGAGCCCACGCTGAGGCTGTTGATCTTTACAACAAGTATTACAAG GGTGAGAATGGACGCATAGGGCTTGCATTTGACGTAATGGGTCGTGTCCCATACGAAAAGTCGGCGTTTACGGATCAACAGGCCGAACAAAGGTCCTGGGACATTAACCTAGGATGGTTCTTGGAGCCGGTTGTTCGTGGTGACTATCCCTTCTCCATGAGATCATTGGCAAGGGAACGACTACCCTTCTTCACTGACAAAGAGCAAGAGAAGCTAGTGGGTTCCTATGACATGTTGGGGTTAAACTATTATACCTCAAGGTTCTCTAAAAACATCGATATCTCACCAAACTACTCGCCAGTGCTCAACACTGACGACGCATATGCCAGTCAAGAAA CGAATGGGCCTGACGGGAATCCCATTGGTCCTTGG ATGGGGAATTCGTGGATCTACCTATATCCTGAAGGCCTAAAGGATCTGCTTATGATCATGAAGAACAAATACGGAAACCCACCCATCTACATCACTGAGAACG GGATGGGTGACGTTGACCATGGCGATCTACCCATGGAAGTTGCCTTGGATGACCACAAAAGAGTACATTACCTCCAGCGCCACATCGCAACTCTTAAGGAGTCAAGAGA CTTGGGAGCGAATGTGCAGGGCTACTTCGCTTGGTCTCTATTGGACAACTTCGAATGGTTCTCCGGCTACACGGAACGTTACGGCATCGTCTATGTTGACCGCAACGATGGCTGCAAACGCTACATGAAGCGGTCAGCCAAGTGGTTCAAAGAGTTCAATGCTGCGAAGAAAGCGGCTGCCAAGAAGATTCTTACGCCAGCTTAG